Part of the Halalkalibacter krulwichiae genome is shown below.
TGGATGTTGTAATTTTTCATTGCACTCTTCCCAAATTTCAAGAGCTGTTTCTGGAGTTAACACTTTTTCAATTCCGAAGAATGTTTTTAGCTCCATATGTGTCCAATGATATAGTGGGTTTCCAATTAAGTTTGGTACTGTCTCGGCCCATGCCTCAAATTTCTCCCAATCACTTGAATCACCTGTAATTAAATGCTCACTTATGCCATTAAGACGCATCGCTCTCCACTTGTAATGATCTCCAGCCAACCAAACTTGTGTCATATTTTCAAATGGTTTATCTTCCCAAATTTCTTTTGGATCAAGGTGACAATGAAAGTCATGAATTGGTTGTACCTTTGATTTTTCATAGAGCTTTTGAGCCGTTTCGCTTTTTAATAAAAAATCATCGCCTAAAAATTGCTTCATAAAAGAACTACCTCCTAATGGTATTATTTGTTATAATAAAACTTACCTATACTAAAATAACTAGTTTTAATAAATTACTTTTACATTTGATAATAATTTTTCATTTGAGGAATCATTAATTTGTTTACTAAACAAATTAATAACTGTAGAATATCATTGAACGTGTTTTTAGTCAATTAGATAATTCCTCTTCCCCCATATTTTCTATCGCTACAGTTAAATAGGAAATACTCCTGAAAAACTGTATAATAAGAATATATGTACCTAATTAAAACTAAACGCACTTTTATACATCTACTTTTTTTCAAAAAAATTTTGTGATACATTTGTTTCTACTTTAGGAGGTTGCATATGGTTACAGGTGATGCTGCTTATATTAAAAAAATAAATAGGAGTTTTTTAATAAGTAAAATCATAGAACATGGACTTATTTCGAGAGCGGAATTAGCCAAAATCACAGGCTTGAACAAAGCAACAATATCAGTTCAAGTTGCGGACATGTTGAGTGAAGAATTAATTGTTGAAACACAACAAGAACATAAAAACCTAGGAAGAAGACCAATCATGCTATCGTTAAATCGCAAAGCTGGTTATGCTTTAGGGATTGATCTAGACTATAAACAAATTACGTTTACTCTTACCGACTTGCTTGGTTCACCATTGTCTTCTGATACAGTCGACATACACATTTCTGATTATGAGCACGTACTTAGTATTTTAATTGAAAATATCCAACATTATCAAGATAAGTGTTCTGATAGCCATTATGGAATTGTTGGGGTTGTTGTTGGCATTCATGGAATTGTAACCGAGGATGAAATCATTAACTTTGTGCCTTCTCATAATTGGCATAACAAGAACTTAAAAGCGGATATTGAAAAAGGGACAGGCCTCTCTCCTCATATAGAGAATAACGCTAATTTATGCGCTTTTGCAGAACAGGTATATAATCATCATCAAAGCGTTAACCTGCTATGTGTTAGTTTGTATTCAGGAATCGGTCTTGGAATTATGATTAATGGAGAACTTTACGAAGGATATCATGGATATGCCGGAGAAATGGGACATATGATAGTTGTTCCACACGGTAAACCGTGTAAATGTGGCAATAAAGGTTGTTGGGAGCAATATGCATCGGAATCCATTTTCTTTAAGTTATTATCCGAGAGGCAAAACAAACCCGATTTGTCCTATTTAGATATTCAACAGTGGTTAAATGAACAAGAACCAAACACAAACCAAGAAATGAAAGAATACATTGAGTATTTATCCATTGGTCTTAATAACATTATTAATCTCTACAACCCTGAAACAATTGTTCTGAATAGTGAATTGTTAAAAATGCACAAGAATGCATTAAATGAAATCAAGGAAAGCCTCACTTCCTCTGTCAGTCACTTTCAAGAATTAATTATTTCAGATTTTGGAAAGGAAGCCTGTGTAATGGGCGCTTGTGCCTTGGCAATCAAGAATTTCCTTCAGATTCCAGAATTAAAATTTAATATTAATGATGAAGAGATACCTAAGATCCATGTCGAAGTCCCAAATTGGAAGTAATTTCTTTTTTCGAAAGCCCTTACTTAGATGAATTCCTAGTAAGGGCTTTTTTTTAATTGGTTGGCCTTTCCTTCATTTTATCAATGAACCGTACTTCTTATGTGTACGTTCTATTAGCTTACAACAACAATTTAACATTCAATCTATAACAAAATTTTTTCATAAATAGATTAACATCTGTAAAATTATCTGAATTCAACTTAAATTTGTCTATGTTACATAAATACATGTTATTATAAGTATATGTAACATTTTAGAGGGGATTAGTGATGGAATTTGTGGAACCAATCAGAGACATTGAGAAAATTCGTGTTATGAAACATTTTTTAATTAAACGTTCTAAACGTGATTTTTTGCTATTTATGTTAGGGATTAATACAGGATTACGTATTAGTCAACTTCTAAGTCTTCTTTATGAAGATGTTATGAATGAAGGTTCCCCTCGCGAATTTTTAGAAATGAAAACAAAAACACAAACAGAATACATTTATTTAAATAGAAATGTTCGAAAAGCCATTATTAATTACGTTAATCAAGCTCATATCAATGAAAATGATTTTCTCTTTGCTGCTTCAAATAAAAAACAAGCAATCACTCGTCAGCAAGCCTACAGAATTATTAATCAAGCTGCTATAGAAGCTGGAATTTCAGATAAAATTGGAACACATACACTTAGGAAGACTTTTGGTTATCATGGTTACAAGAAGGGTATTGCTCTTTCATTATTGCAACGACGCTTTAATCATGAGACTCGTAAAGCCACACTACGATATATTGGAATTGCTGATGAAAATCAGGTACCGAAATTGGACGTTAATTTATAATTGAAGAAATTAAGATAGAAAGGAATAAATATATGATAAATGGCGCATTTAATATTGATTACTTTATCTTACTTTGTGCACTGTTGTTGATCTCAGGTGTACTCACCGCAAAATTCTCTACCCGTTTAGGCGTTCCAGCCCTAGTTCTATTTATGATTGTCGGGATGTTAGCTGGCAGTGATGGTTTAGGATTTATTTATTTTGATAATGCCAAATATGCCCAACTAGTTGGTATTCTTGCCTTAGTCATTATTTTGTTTGAAGGTGGTTTACAAACAAAATGGTCAACTGTTAAATCCGTTACCGCTCCAGCACTATCTCTTGCGACACTCGGTGTCATTATTACGACCTCTGTTGTAGCCGCTGCTGCTAAGTTCATTTTAGATGTTTCTTGGGTAGAGGCTTTCTTATTCGGAGCCATCGTAGGTTCAACTGATGCAGCTGCCGTTTTCGCTGTTTTAAAAGGAGTCAATCTGCGCAAACGCCTTGGTGCTACTTTAGAAGCCGAATCAGGGACAAATGATCCGATGGCTGTTTTTCTAACCATCTCATTTATTCAACTACTGTTAACTGACCAACCGAATTACCTTCTACTAGTAGGGTCATTTTTTTGGCAAATGGGAATTGGCCTATTACTTGGATTAGGACTTGGTAAATTAGCGACAGTTGCGATTAATCGAGTCAATCTTGACTCTAGTGGACTATACCCTATTTTCGCAATGGCATTTGCTCTTTTAACTTATAGCTTAACCGCTTTAGTCGGTGCAAGTGGATTACTAGCTGTTTATGTAGCTGCTCTTGTAATTGGTAATGCCGAACTAACGTATCGCCATTCCATCTTTCGCTTTAATGAAGGATTTGCATGGATGATGCAAATTCTAATGTTTGTCATTTTAGGACTACTCGTCTTCCCTGCTCAGCTTTTTCAGTTTGATATTATTATAAAAGGCTTGATTCTATCATTTATTTTAATTTTAGTTGCAAGACCGATTGCTGTTTTTCTATCAACAATAGGTTTGAAATTCGAATTAAAGGAAAAGATGTTTCTTTCTTGGGCTGGCTTAAGAGGAGCCGTCCCAATTGTATTAGCAACGTTTCCAATGATTTCCGGTTTGCAAAATAGCCAGCTATTTTTTAACGTTGTCTTTTTCGTTGTTTTAACTTCAGCCTTAGTTCAAGGTTCCACCATTACATTTTTTGCAGAAAAGTTAAAACTCACGGAAACGAAAACGGAGCTTCCAATTCATTCATTAGAACTCGTTTCTATTGGAAAAGCTAATGCAGAAGTGATAGAGGTTGAAATTAATGAGGAAACTAGCATCGTAAACCGATCTTTAGCTGAAATTGTATTTCCAAAGGATGTGTTGGTTAACGCAATTATCAGAAAAGGTTCCTTAATTACACCGTACGGAGAAACAAAAGTGTATGCTGGTGATGTCCTCTATATTCTAGTATCTAAGCAAAGCAAAAAGCAGTTGAAGGAAATGCTTGAAAAGCCGGTACTTTCAGAAACAAACGTCAAAAAGGCGGTAGAATAATTCTACTTTTGCAAGCAAATAAAACTCCCTCTAAGGAAATAGCAGGCTTTTAACCTGTTTTCCTTAGAGGGAGTTTTCTCTTTATCCATTCCTGCTGTACCCGTTTTCTTATTGAAAAGATTCCTTTAACTCACGATACTCACTAACTGATTGAACTTGATTAAAGGAAATATAGAATGTAGTGCCCCTGGTACTGCTGCTTATTTTGATTTCTGCATTGTGTCTTGAAGCAATGCTATAACAAACGGCTAATCCAAGTCCTGTCCCGGTGTCTTTTGTCGTAAAAAAAGGTGTACCTATTTTATCAAGGATATTAGTATCAATCCCTTTCCCTTCATCTTCTATTGCTAATACAACCCCTTCACTATCTAAATAAGTCGCAATAGTTAAGCACCCACCTGGTTCCATTGCTTCTAAACCATTTAAAGCGATATTTAAAATTAATTGCCTTATTTCTTTTTCATCTAATAAGACTTCTGGACAATCATTTAAATCCAGATGGATGATCTTATTACTAAGTAAAGCTTCTGTTTCTAATAAAGGAAAAATAGCGTTAATTACTGAATTAAGCGTTTTGGCCTTTTTATCGGTTGATTTATTTTTCGCAAGAGTAAGAAATTCTGTAATAATTGTGTTAGCTCGGTTTAACTCTTCAATCATTAAATCAAGGTATTCTTTTTTCATATATTTCATTTGACTCTTTGAAATTTGAAGAAATCCTGAGACAGTTGTCATAGGGTTTCTTATTTTGTGGGCAATTCCTGCAGCCATCTCACCAATTAAGTTTAACCGATCCATTCGCGCTAATTTCTTTTCAAAGTTCACTCGTTCCGTTATGTCTGTAATAACACTTATGACACACTTTTCACCTTGTATCTTCACGATCTCCGTTGATAACAAGCCTTCTCGGAGCTCCCCTTTCTTAGAACTAAAACGAATACGCACATTTCTGAACCCTTTATGTAGATCCTCTTTTTCATGTATTAACTTCTTTTGATTAGGTAATTCCAATTGTAAGCATTCAAGTGTCTTCCCTACAATCTCTTCAAGATCATATCCAGTTGTTGCTAGAAAGCTCTCATTAACTGTGATATATTGTCCAGTCGAAATCGATTGAATTGCCATCAAATTAGGACTTGATTCAAAAATCTTACGAAACCTTTCTTCAGAATGGATAAGATTCTGATTAACGAGAATAAGTTCACTCGTTTGTTCATCTACAATTCGTTCTAAATTATTATTTTGTTCCCTTAGTTGTTGTTCCATAACTTTTCGTTGTGTAATATCACGTATCGTACAAACAAAAAAATTCATATCATCAACTTCAGCTTGACCAATTTGAACCTCAGCAGAAAAATAGCCATTATCTTTTCTTAAAGCTTCTACTTCAATTACACTTGCTGATGGCTCGCGGGTTTGAAGTGAAGGAACTAACTTTAAGATGTTTTCTCCTACAATCACTTCAGATTGATAGCCAAATAGTTTCTCTGTAGCTGGATTAACTGATATTATATATCCTTCTTTGTCCGTTGTGACAATTGCATCAAGAGACGTATCGCCAATCATACGCGTTAATGCCTCTGACTTACGTAATTGTGATGTAGTTTCTCTCAACTTATTATTTGCTTCTTCCAATGCTTGTTTCTGTTCTGCTAGTAGCTCTCTTTGATTTTCTAGTCTTTTTTGATAATGGTAAATCTTTATTAAAGCTTCTACTTTCGCTTTTAGTATATCCGGCATAAATGGTTTGAATATATAATCAACAGCCCCGACTGAATAACCTTGATTCACATGTTCTAGCGCCTGGCTTATTGCTGTAACAAAGATAATTGGGATATGACTTGAACTTTCTCTACTTTTAATTATCTCTGCTACTTGAAAACCATTCAGTCCTGGCATTTGTACATCCAACAATATAAGAGCAAATTCGTGGTTTAACACGTGCTTCAATGCTTCTTCACCCGAATTAGCAGTAATTAATTCATATTTTAATGGTCTTAGGATAGCTACTAAAGATAAAATGTTTTCAGGACGGTCATCCACGATCAAAATTTTCACTTGCTGATTCTCTTCCATCATGTATCCCCCTATCACTACTCTAGCTTTCTAATGATTAAGCCTTCTTTTTATTTCTTTCTATATATTTTTTCAATAGGGTCAACTACATCATAATTGTTTTTACAATCTGTTTTGAGGAGTGCTTCTTTATTTCCTAAACAAAGATAACCATTATTACAGAGACTATCAAAAAACAAGTGATGAACGCGTTCCTGTAAATTTCTATTAAAATAAATCATGACATTTCGACATACAATAACATGAAATTCATTAAAGGAATGATCTGATACAAGGTTATGATGAGCGAAGACAATATTTTCTTTTAGGAAAGAATGAAACATGACTTGCTCATGATTAGCCGAATAATATTCAGAGAAAGAACGTGCACCACCTGCATTGTAGTAATTTTTTGTATAAGTCTCCATACGCTCAATGGGATATTGCCCTAATTTTGCTTTTTCTAAAATCTTTTCGTTGATGTCCGTTGCATAAATTCTTGATTTCTCATAGAGCCCTTCTTCGTGTAAAAGGACAGCCATCGAATACGCTTCCTCGCCAGATGAACAACCTGCATGCCAAATTCGAATCATTGGTAATTCCCTTAAATAAGGAATGATCTTCGTTTTAAACGATTTAAAGAAACTAGGATCACGAAACATTTCCGTTACATTTATAGAAAAGTCTTCAAGTAATTTATTTAACAAATCTCCATCATGAAGCACTTTTTCTTGTAAGCTCGAAATTGAACTAAGTTTCTCTGTATGAATACGATGGAGTATTCTTCGTCTAATAGATGGATACGCGTAGTTCCGAAAGTCAAAACCATAATAGCGATAAATCCCTTCGAGTAGCAATTCAATTTCAATCTTTTCTAATGTGTTTCTCGATTCATCGTAATCAATCAAATTTACACTCATGTTTTAACTCCTACTTGTGTAACCATACTCTGATTAAAGATAATAGTTGATCCATATTTACAGGTTTACTAATATAATCTGAAGCCCCTGAAGCGAAGCACTTTTCCCTGTCACTTTTCATTGCTTTGGCTGTAAGGGCGATAATCGGCAATGTTTCGAACTCAGGAATATCTCGAATTTCACTCATTGCTTCATAACCATTCATAACCGGCATCATTATATCCATTAATACAAGATCTACATTCGGGGTAGTCTGTAACACTTCAAGTGCCTCTTTTCCATTTTCAGCAAAAACGACTTTCATTTTTTGTTTTTCAAGCGCATTGGTTAATGAAAAGACGTTGCGCATATCATCATCGACAAGCAAAATGCTCTTTCCTGCTAAAGGTTCTTTGGTCGTTGACTTGTCCTCATAAGTACTAGCTTCTTCTTGCAACTGATACCCTGATGTCCGCTCAACGATTTCATGGTCTACTGTCGCTGCGACTTCAGACTCAACCTGATTCGTTTGCCATTTTGCATAGTGAAATGGTAAAAAGACGGTAAACGTACTACCTTTTCCTACTACGCTTTCTACTTCGATGTACCCTCCAAGTAAATGAACGATTTCCTTAGAGATAGATAAGCCAAGCCCCGTTCCTCCATACATACGAGTTGTCGTTCCGTCCCCTTGCTTAAATGCTTCAAATATCAAAGCTTGCGATTCTTTCGGGATTCCTATCCCTGTATCTGTAACAGAGATTGCTAACTTCATATCGCTTTTCGCACCATGTTCATGAAGTGAGTGATCATTATAAACATCAAACTTTACAAAGACAGAACCAGCCTTTGTAAATTTAAAAGCATTGGAGAGCAAATTCTTAAGTACCTGCTTAAAGCGCAGGTCATCTGTAATCATTGATTTTGGGAATCCTTCTGCAACTTCATACGAAAAATCAATTCCCTTCTGATTAGCCACTGGAGTAAATTGTCTTTTTAATGTTGCGATCAAGTCATCTACATAAACTTCTCCTGGATAAATTTCAATGTTACCTGTTTCTATTTTTGATAAATCTAAAATATCATTAATAAGGTTCAATAAGTCTTTCCCAGATGCAAAAATGGTTTTGGCATATTCCGTTTCATCATCTGTTAAATTCCCCTCACTATTATCAGCTAGCATTTCAGACAAAATTAACATACTATTTAATGGCGTCCGTAATTCATGTGACATATTTGCTAAAAACTCTGACTTATATTTAGAACTTAATTCTACATGTCTATTTTTTTCCTCAAGGTCTACTTTAATTTTTTCTAGTTCTTTCGTTTTCTCTTCTGAATTGTAATATTGTTCTTCTAACTTTTCGTTAATAATTTGTAATTCTTCTTGCTGCTGTTGGAGCTCCTCAGACTGAGTTTGCAATTCTTCAGTAAGCGTTTGTGACTCATCTAATAAGTTTTCAATTTTCATCCGGCCAAATATGCTATTAATACTTACACCAATTGTATTGCAAACAATAACTAACAGTTGTTTCTGTAACGTTGTAAAGTCTTCAAAGCTAGCAAGTTCGATCACTGCAATTACACGACCCTCAAACTCAATCGGTAAAATCATTAAAGCTCTTGGGCTTGCACTTATAAGGCCAGACGTAACCTTTAATGAACCTTCAGGAATAGACTCCAAATCAATTATTTTCTTTTCTTTGGCGCATTGACCTACAAGCCCTTCTCCCATTTTGATCGTGTCATTATTTATTTTATTCTCATTCGCTGCATATGTAGCAATTTGAGTAATGACTGAATCCTGTTCATCGATAAAATAGAAAACACCATAAGTAGCGCCAACCATTGGTGTTACCTTAGAAATAATTAGTTCTGCAAATTTAGTTAGATGCTGTGCCCCTTGATAAGAAGTTGTAATTTCAGCAATATTGGTTTTAATCCAATTTTCCTCGTGTAATTTCTCTTTTAATTCTTTCTCGTGAGCCATATTTTCATCTAAGACATTGGCCATTGCATTATAAGCAAGGGCAATTTCTTTTGTTTCATCTTTTGGAATGTCGGTAATACGAGGTAATACTTCATTCGGATTTCTTGGAACTGCTGCGATAACAGAGCTTACTCGATTTATTCCTCTTGTTGTTGTTTTCACAACCCAAGTAGTAATTGCTAAACAACCGATGAAGCATGCTATTACTACAATCCAAAACATCATATACGCCCTCTGATAAAGGGTATATGATTCCTCTATTGCCTCATTCATTATTTCTTCTTCCATTGAGGCAAGTAGTTGAGAATTATAAGACAAGCTAACTCGATCATCACGGTGATCAACGATTAATACTTTAGTAGCTTGTTCAATTTCATCGTTTTTGACAAGCTCAATCACAGTTTCAGCAGCATTTGTATAAATATCATTTATCGCTCTTAATTCTGTTAATAATTCTGAAATCTCATCAGAGTTTGACAATTGTTCATAAGCATCGATTGCCTCATATGCTTGAGCTCTTGAATCCATAATAATAGGATCTTCTGGTGAAATATCACCTAATAGTAAGTCACGAAGCATTCTTGACGTATTGTTTGTCTCAGCTAGAATGAAATTAGCTAATTTCACATGCTCATATTTTTCTTTAATTACTTCATTAACATGTAATTGTTGCAAATGAACATAGAGTGCCCCTCCACCTAAAATAACCATTAACATTAAAACGGAAGCAAACCCTACATATAATCTTGTTTTGATTTTCATTCGTTATATCCCTTCTATCAGATTCATACTTATACCCGATCGTATTTTAAGCGTTAACAAAATTAAATTTTGTGAATAATCAGTCATTTATTTCTCCTAAAAAGAAAGGTGTGACTCTAGCAATACAGTAATTAATTCACCCTTTCTAAAAATGACCAATCCGATAAACCTTTAACATCATTGTTTACTTTTACATATTATAGCAGACTTTTTTCTTATTCATCGTATAATACAGTCGATATTTTGTCTTTATGATCTGACAAATCATGATATAATTGGACAAAGTACAAATATATCAGACAAAATAAATTATTACATTTGAAAGGAAGAACGATTTTGGAAACTAGTTTTGCACGTCTTCTATCCTCGTTTTTAAAAGAGTGGGCTCCTGAATCCTCTTCAATTGCTATTGCAGCCGGTGATCGATATGTGAAGTATATACCTAGTGGGCACGACTTAAATCTCATTGAAGGTCAATTAGTTCCTAAAGGAAGTATCACTGAACAAGTTTACCTACAAAAAGAACGTGTCGAAGGATTTGTAGATAAGTCGGTTTTTGGTACATCATATTATGGTATTGGTTATCCAATTGAAAACTTTGACTCATACTCTTTTGGAGCGGTAGTTCTCATTTTTCCACCTGATTTCTCTTCTAATCAATCAAGTTCTCTATCATTTATTACCGGTAAGCATGAGAATTGTTGGAAGCCAATAGCAGTTGAAGAAATTAGTTATATTGAAAGTAAACAAAAGAAGACATATATTTATACACATAATGGCACGTATAGTTCCATTTTCCCTTTAAAAACACTCGAATTGCAATTACCTAAAACGTTTATTCGAATTCATAGATCTTATATTGTTAACATCTCCTATATTAATCAAATCTCTCGTGATCTATCTTCTAATTTGATAGTTGTATTAAAGGACCCAGAAGAATTGACACTTACTATTAGCCAAACGTATGTACAACAAGTGCGTAGGGTACTTGGCTTTTGACCGTATAATAAAGACTATTACAATCACTCTATTAGAGTAATGAAATGTTAAGAGGATGAAAAAAGTAAATGCTTTTTTCATCCTCATTCTTATCAATCAAATAATTGGCTTCATTTATTTTTCCAATGTCACTCTAGCGTTTCTGGAAAAGTATTCCTTAGCTGTCTGTAAACATTGTTTAACAAATTCTTCATAGCCAAGTTTTCTTGCACGGTGTATATTCGGTAACTCAATGGAATAGGGAATCTGAGGGAGATGATTTACAATCTCAGCTACATTTATTCCTCCCTCCCCCACATATAACCGCTCTTCTCTTAAAATCCGCTTCATTTCTTCTATATTACTTGGGATATGACTAGGGGCGTCACACAAATGAAAATAGTTAAACCATTCACGAGGAATCTGATCCAAATCTTCAGGTTTATCACCTGAACGATGAAAATGATGTGCATCTATCATGATCCCCGTATTTTCCCTTTTGACAGTTTCAAGGACATCAACCACTCCTTTCAGATTTGTAACGCTAGCAATTGGTACAAATTCCAATTCTACCGATAATCCATAGGGCTCTGCCAATTCACACAGCTCATCAAATTTCTCAATATAGGAACTTCGATCATCTGTCCATATAGAGCTAAGAACATGCCTTGCTCCAAGCTCAGCAGCAACTTCGAAGGCTGGCAAGTAGATTTTAGGATCAAGTCCTTCATAAATACGAGCTAACTCAATATCTAATAGTTTAATGCCAGTCTCATTTAGAGCCCTTTTAGTTTGCTGCATCATCTCTTTGTTTTCGGCCAAAGCATAATTAGGCTCACCAGGTAATCCCATGTATATTGGTCGAATACTTACAAAATCATAACCCGCTTTTGCAGCTACATACGTTAATTCTGGTGGTGATAACTCAAGAGCCGTAAGATGCGCTAAAGAAAATTGCATTTCCATTGTAACCCTCCATTTTTTAGATCGATCTAATATATTGTTAGATCGATCTAATATAAAATAAAAAAATGAAGTGAATCTATCTGAAGTAAAGAGCTAGATGCCAATCCTCTTTTACCTTTGCTGACTCACATTTTATTCCTAGAAGAAAATATAATTATTGAAGCTAACATCGTTTTCTTATTGCCGTTTTAATTAAACCTGAATTTTGCAGCGCTTACATTTGAAAATCATTACAGTAAATAACTTAAATTGATTTTACAAGTATTCTTTTAATCTTTCAAGTCTCAGCTTACAAATGATTTTATTACAGACGTCCATACATTCTCATAAACCCCTTTATAATCCGAGATTCGCTTTATTTATTGTTCTAAGTCTTCTTCATAAATAAAACCTTTTAAATGAGAACCATTTACAAAAAGAAAAAAGAAAGATATAATACAAATCGTAATTATTACGCTTTATATCACAGAGGAGAACTTATATTATGAAACAAATTCCAGTTACCGTGTTAAGTGGCTATTTAGGATCAGGGAAGACAACACTTTTGAATCACATTTTGAGTAATCGTGAAGGAATGAGGGTTGCTGTCATTGTGAATGACATGAGTGAAGTCAACATTGATGCGAAACTAGTGAAAAACAATGGTTTCTCTCGTACAGAAGAAAAACTAATTGAATTGCAAAACGGCTGCATTTGCTGTACTTTAAGAGAAGACTTAATGCAAGAAGTTGAGCGTATTGTGGATGCAGGAGATATTGACTATATTGTTATCGAATCTTCTGGAATTAGTGAACCAATCCCCGTTGCTCAAACGTTTACATACGTGGACGAAGAATTCGGTGTAGACCTAACAAACAAATGTAAATTAGATACAATGGTTACAGTAGTAGATGCCAATCGGTTTTGGGATGATTATGCATCAGGTCAAACTCTCCTTGACCGAAAACAAGGCACTGACAATTCTGATACACGCGAGGTATCAGATCTACTTGTTGACCAAATTGAATTTGCAGATGTCATTATTGTTAATAAAGTAGAAATGCTAGAAGAGATTGATAAACAGGAAATACTGCAATTTATAAGAAAGTTAAATGCTGACGCCGATCTAATCCCAACTTCCTATTCAAAAGTTGAACTTTCTACAATCATCCATACCGAAAAATTCGATTTTGAAAAAGTCAGCCAATCAGCTGGTTGGATTAAAGAGTTAAATGAAGAACATATTCCCGAAACAGAGGAGTATGGAATTAGTTC
Proteins encoded:
- a CDS encoding ROK family transcriptional regulator; translated protein: MVTGDAAYIKKINRSFLISKIIEHGLISRAELAKITGLNKATISVQVADMLSEELIVETQQEHKNLGRRPIMLSLNRKAGYALGIDLDYKQITFTLTDLLGSPLSSDTVDIHISDYEHVLSILIENIQHYQDKCSDSHYGIVGVVVGIHGIVTEDEIINFVPSHNWHNKNLKADIEKGTGLSPHIENNANLCAFAEQVYNHHQSVNLLCVSLYSGIGLGIMINGELYEGYHGYAGEMGHMIVVPHGKPCKCGNKGCWEQYASESIFFKLLSERQNKPDLSYLDIQQWLNEQEPNTNQEMKEYIEYLSIGLNNIINLYNPETIVLNSELLKMHKNALNEIKESLTSSVSHFQELIISDFGKEACVMGACALAIKNFLQIPELKFNINDEEIPKIHVEVPNWK
- a CDS encoding tyrosine-type recombinase/integrase — translated: MEFVEPIRDIEKIRVMKHFLIKRSKRDFLLFMLGINTGLRISQLLSLLYEDVMNEGSPREFLEMKTKTQTEYIYLNRNVRKAIINYVNQAHINENDFLFAASNKKQAITRQQAYRIINQAAIEAGISDKIGTHTLRKTFGYHGYKKGIALSLLQRRFNHETRKATLRYIGIADENQVPKLDVNL
- a CDS encoding potassium/proton antiporter produces the protein MINGAFNIDYFILLCALLLISGVLTAKFSTRLGVPALVLFMIVGMLAGSDGLGFIYFDNAKYAQLVGILALVIILFEGGLQTKWSTVKSVTAPALSLATLGVIITTSVVAAAAKFILDVSWVEAFLFGAIVGSTDAAAVFAVLKGVNLRKRLGATLEAESGTNDPMAVFLTISFIQLLLTDQPNYLLLVGSFFWQMGIGLLLGLGLGKLATVAINRVNLDSSGLYPIFAMAFALLTYSLTALVGASGLLAVYVAALVIGNAELTYRHSIFRFNEGFAWMMQILMFVILGLLVFPAQLFQFDIIIKGLILSFILILVARPIAVFLSTIGLKFELKEKMFLSWAGLRGAVPIVLATFPMISGLQNSQLFFNVVFFVVLTSALVQGSTITFFAEKLKLTETKTELPIHSLELVSIGKANAEVIEVEINEETSIVNRSLAEIVFPKDVLVNAIIRKGSLITPYGETKVYAGDVLYILVSKQSKKQLKEMLEKPVLSETNVKKAVE
- a CDS encoding PAS domain S-box protein; translated protein: MMEENQQVKILIVDDRPENILSLVAILRPLKYELITANSGEEALKHVLNHEFALILLDVQMPGLNGFQVAEIIKSRESSSHIPIIFVTAISQALEHVNQGYSVGAVDYIFKPFMPDILKAKVEALIKIYHYQKRLENQRELLAEQKQALEEANNKLRETTSQLRKSEALTRMIGDTSLDAIVTTDKEGYIISVNPATEKLFGYQSEVIVGENILKLVPSLQTREPSASVIEVEALRKDNGYFSAEVQIGQAEVDDMNFFVCTIRDITQRKVMEQQLREQNNNLERIVDEQTSELILVNQNLIHSEERFRKIFESSPNLMAIQSISTGQYITVNESFLATTGYDLEEIVGKTLECLQLELPNQKKLIHEKEDLHKGFRNVRIRFSSKKGELREGLLSTEIVKIQGEKCVISVITDITERVNFEKKLARMDRLNLIGEMAAGIAHKIRNPMTTVSGFLQISKSQMKYMKKEYLDLMIEELNRANTIITEFLTLAKNKSTDKKAKTLNSVINAIFPLLETEALLSNKIIHLDLNDCPEVLLDEKEIRQLILNIALNGLEAMEPGGCLTIATYLDSEGVVLAIEDEGKGIDTNILDKIGTPFFTTKDTGTGLGLAVCYSIASRHNAEIKISSSTRGTTFYISFNQVQSVSEYRELKESFQ
- a CDS encoding CheR family methyltransferase, translating into MSVNLIDYDESRNTLEKIEIELLLEGIYRYYGFDFRNYAYPSIRRRILHRIHTEKLSSISSLQEKVLHDGDLLNKLLEDFSINVTEMFRDPSFFKSFKTKIIPYLRELPMIRIWHAGCSSGEEAYSMAVLLHEEGLYEKSRIYATDINEKILEKAKLGQYPIERMETYTKNYYNAGGARSFSEYYSANHEQVMFHSFLKENIVFAHHNLVSDHSFNEFHVIVCRNVMIYFNRNLQERVHHLFFDSLCNNGYLCLGNKEALLKTDCKNNYDVVDPIEKIYRKK